A region of Micromonospora chokoriensis DNA encodes the following proteins:
- a CDS encoding MafI family immunity protein — MYFGQLQAAVLDLVADAPLLRPGIRADVRDHIRAGEVGLAFETLCEFLYEDALPLSRAYYDRLEAMTVELEDVTSLHRLDELVT, encoded by the coding sequence GTGTACTTCGGACAGCTGCAGGCAGCGGTGCTCGATCTCGTGGCGGACGCGCCGTTGCTGCGTCCGGGAATCCGTGCCGACGTCAGGGACCACATCCGGGCCGGTGAGGTCGGCCTTGCCTTCGAAACCCTCTGTGAATTCCTCTACGAGGACGCCCTGCCGCTGTCGCGGGCCTACTACGACCGACTTGAGGCGATGACGGTGGAGCTGGAGGACGTCACGTCCCTGCACCGCCTCGACGAACTGGTCACCTGA
- a CDS encoding SGNH/GDSL hydrolase family protein, which produces MTSTVTESTDPYCLREGESAALLQGHPWRRFVALGDSVVEGLCEPTPGYSDVQWADRIAAELDAAGPGLSYLNLGRSGLRAHEVRATQLAPALAFGPDLALVVCGGNDAFRSRYDADSVDGELTEMIVALQQAGAAVITVGMFDVSHSPAVPEAARPGLRERMGRLSAHTARLAERLGTLHVHLTNHPLTADPTLYSTDGRHGSARSDAVATAETLRVLSAHRA; this is translated from the coding sequence ATGACATCGACGGTGACCGAGTCAACAGACCCGTACTGCCTGCGGGAGGGCGAGAGCGCGGCACTGTTGCAGGGGCATCCGTGGCGGCGGTTCGTGGCACTGGGCGACAGCGTCGTCGAGGGTCTGTGCGAGCCGACGCCAGGCTACTCGGACGTGCAGTGGGCCGATCGGATCGCCGCCGAACTGGACGCCGCCGGTCCGGGTCTGTCGTACCTCAATCTGGGGCGCAGCGGGCTGCGCGCGCACGAGGTCCGCGCCACCCAGCTGGCCCCGGCGTTGGCGTTCGGTCCGGACCTGGCGCTCGTGGTGTGCGGCGGCAACGACGCCTTCCGGTCCCGGTACGACGCGGACAGCGTCGACGGGGAACTGACCGAGATGATCGTCGCCCTTCAGCAGGCCGGCGCGGCCGTGATCACGGTGGGCATGTTCGACGTCTCGCACAGTCCGGCGGTGCCGGAGGCGGCGCGCCCCGGTCTGCGGGAGCGGATGGGCCGCCTGTCCGCGCACACCGCCCGACTCGCCGAGCGTCTGGGCACCCTGCACGTGCACCTCACCAACCACCCGCTGACGGCCGACCCGACCCTGTACAGCACCGACGGCCGTCACGGCAGCGCCCGCAGCGACGCGGTAGCAACGGCCGAAACCCTCCGCGTCCTGTCCGCCCACCGCGCCTGA
- a CDS encoding S1 family peptidase: MRLTRSRRARRAALLAIAVVAGATVSSTAQAVSGVSPVPAGTYLFTAKIQSDLGACSAALVDPTWVITTAECLTTPGQPVVAGPPTRPTSVTVGRTDLTATDGHVMTVTSLVPHPSRNVVLAQLDRPATGVTPISLGAPATVGEQLMAAGFGRTATEWVPDRLHTGAFAVTGVAGTSVTVDGGDAATSLCKGDAGGPLVRVGAGAPQLVALHDRSWQGGCLAETETRRTATEVRVDDLGSWIAQNTRNSYVALNPGAALLDTRSGIGGTTGPRTGAVTTDFQALGVGGVPSTGVTAVLIDVTAINPTTAVYLTVFPQGSPRPATSSLNAVPAETISTTQVVKVGPDGRLSVYHQGGSTHVRVDVHGYFTTSGGGGLVAVKHTHMVDTRNTTGTIPTNGSRTFTLTGGVIPAGATSALLDVVVVGAAHGGYLSAYATGGAADPSSVMDYAAGITSQGLSVKLSSAGQVTFVNRGPAVHLVIRAQGYVAASPTQGADLRVTQPTQVVDTRANGGAPLKAKGELFLNLNTALGIPENAMDGALISVTAVHPTANGFLTVEKDGRFAYTNPGGPVVGDTSVSNFAAGHLARTTMVVTRVGRDTGEPGDGRSGMIRILNASSGTVHVVVTLHGWFNKPAGSTP, encoded by the coding sequence ATGCGTCTCACACGCAGTCGTCGGGCCAGGCGGGCGGCGTTACTCGCCATCGCCGTCGTCGCCGGCGCGACAGTCAGTTCCACCGCGCAGGCGGTGAGCGGCGTCAGTCCGGTGCCTGCGGGCACCTACCTGTTCACCGCCAAGATCCAGAGCGACCTGGGGGCCTGTTCCGCCGCCCTGGTCGACCCGACCTGGGTGATCACCACCGCCGAATGCCTCACCACGCCGGGTCAACCCGTCGTCGCGGGCCCGCCGACACGCCCGACGAGCGTCACGGTCGGACGGACGGACCTGACCGCCACCGACGGCCACGTCATGACCGTCACCTCGCTGGTGCCGCACCCCTCCCGCAACGTGGTGCTCGCCCAGCTCGACCGACCGGCCACCGGTGTCACGCCGATCTCCCTCGGCGCTCCGGCGACGGTGGGAGAGCAGCTCATGGCTGCCGGCTTCGGCCGCACCGCCACCGAGTGGGTGCCCGACAGACTGCACACCGGCGCCTTCGCCGTCACTGGCGTCGCGGGCACCTCCGTCACCGTCGACGGCGGCGACGCCGCCACCAGCCTGTGCAAGGGCGACGCCGGTGGCCCACTGGTGCGGGTCGGCGCGGGCGCGCCCCAACTGGTCGCCCTACACGACCGCTCCTGGCAGGGCGGCTGCCTCGCCGAGACCGAGACCCGCCGCACCGCCACCGAGGTCCGGGTCGACGACCTCGGCTCCTGGATCGCGCAGAACACCCGCAACAGCTACGTGGCGCTCAATCCCGGTGCGGCCCTGTTGGACACTCGCAGCGGCATCGGCGGCACCACGGGCCCGCGTACCGGTGCGGTCACCACCGACTTCCAGGCGCTCGGGGTCGGCGGTGTCCCCTCCACGGGGGTCACCGCCGTTCTCATAGACGTCACGGCGATCAACCCCACCACCGCCGTCTACCTGACGGTGTTCCCGCAGGGTTCGCCCCGGCCGGCCACGTCGTCACTCAACGCCGTGCCCGCCGAGACGATCTCGACCACCCAGGTGGTCAAGGTCGGGCCGGACGGCAGGCTCTCCGTCTACCACCAGGGCGGCAGCACCCACGTCCGCGTCGACGTGCACGGCTACTTCACCACCAGCGGGGGCGGCGGCCTCGTCGCGGTGAAGCACACCCACATGGTCGACACCCGGAACACCACCGGCACGATCCCCACCAACGGCAGTCGCACGTTCACCCTGACCGGCGGCGTCATCCCGGCCGGAGCGACCAGCGCACTACTCGACGTGGTCGTCGTCGGCGCCGCCCACGGCGGCTACCTCAGCGCGTACGCGACGGGTGGCGCCGCCGACCCGAGCAGCGTGATGGACTACGCCGCCGGGATCACCTCGCAGGGCCTGTCGGTCAAGCTCTCCTCGGCGGGCCAGGTCACCTTCGTGAACCGGGGCCCGGCCGTGCATCTGGTGATCAGGGCGCAGGGTTACGTCGCGGCCTCCCCCACCCAGGGCGCGGATCTGCGTGTCACCCAGCCCACCCAGGTGGTGGACACCCGGGCCAACGGCGGGGCCCCGCTCAAGGCGAAGGGCGAACTGTTCCTCAACCTCAACACCGCCCTCGGCATTCCGGAGAACGCGATGGACGGCGCTCTCATCTCGGTGACGGCGGTCCACCCCACCGCGAACGGATTCCTCACCGTCGAGAAGGACGGGAGGTTCGCGTACACCAATCCGGGCGGGCCGGTGGTGGGCGACACGTCGGTGTCGAACTTCGCGGCAGGTCACCTCGCCCGCACCACGATGGTGGTGACCCGGGTCGGCCGGGACACCGGCGAGCCCGGTGACGGCCGGTCCGGCATGATCAGGATCCTGAACGCGAGCAGCGGCACCGTCCACGTGGTGGTGACCCTGCACGGCTGGTTCAACAAGCCCGCGGGCAGCACCCCCTGA
- a CDS encoding MmcQ/YjbR family DNA-binding protein, whose translation MPGWEDVRRIALALPETTESPSYDGLPAWRVRDKMFVWERPLRRTDLDALGDAAPDGPILGVRVIDLGVKEALLADDPSVYLTTPHLDGYPAVLVQLDRISRAELTEVITEAWYARAPKRLAAAHRADQGPTDG comes from the coding sequence ATGCCCGGTTGGGAGGACGTACGCCGGATCGCGCTCGCGCTGCCGGAGACCACCGAAAGCCCGTCCTACGACGGGCTGCCCGCCTGGCGGGTCAGGGACAAGATGTTCGTCTGGGAGCGACCGCTGCGGCGCACCGACCTCGACGCCCTCGGCGACGCCGCCCCCGACGGCCCGATCCTCGGCGTCCGGGTGATCGACCTCGGCGTCAAGGAGGCCCTGCTCGCCGACGACCCGTCGGTCTACCTGACCACTCCGCACCTCGACGGCTACCCGGCGGTGCTGGTCCAGCTCGACCGGATCAGCCGGGCCGAGCTGACCGAGGTGATCACCGAGGCGTGGTATGCCCGCGCCCCGAAGCGGCTCGCCGCCGCCCACCGCGCCGACCAGGGGCCGACCGACGGTTAG
- a CDS encoding aminoglycoside phosphotransferase family protein, whose amino-acid sequence MSAQPDTGVTEISTDLVRQLIAEQFPRWAHLPVRPVEVGGWDNRTFHLGDAMTVRLPSDEGYVLQVAKEQRCLPALGARLPLEIPTPLAHGSPGAGYPYPWSVYGWIDGQTARPDRIDDLTRFATDLAAFLRALRAVDTDGGPAAGPHSAWRGGPLSTYDAETRAAIETHRDRLPVDTVTTMWQAALDATWAGPPVWFHGDIAHGNLLVRDGRLVAVIDFGCCGVGDPACDTVIAWTLLSGDSRAAFRDALGVDDATWARGRGWALWKALITLDDPEPERADGARHVLGELLTGHTVSH is encoded by the coding sequence ATGAGCGCACAGCCGGACACCGGCGTAACAGAGATCAGCACCGACCTGGTGCGTCAGCTGATCGCCGAGCAGTTCCCCCGGTGGGCGCACCTGCCGGTCCGTCCGGTCGAGGTCGGCGGCTGGGACAACCGCACCTTCCACCTGGGCGACGCGATGACCGTGCGGCTGCCCAGCGACGAGGGGTACGTCCTCCAGGTCGCCAAGGAACAGCGGTGCCTGCCGGCGCTCGGGGCGCGGCTGCCGCTGGAGATCCCCACCCCGCTGGCCCACGGTTCACCCGGTGCCGGCTACCCGTACCCGTGGTCGGTGTACGGCTGGATCGACGGGCAGACCGCCCGCCCCGACCGGATCGACGACCTGACCCGGTTCGCCACGGACCTCGCGGCCTTCCTGCGCGCCCTGCGCGCCGTCGACACCGACGGCGGCCCGGCCGCCGGCCCGCACAGCGCCTGGCGGGGAGGCCCGCTGTCCACCTACGACGCCGAGACCCGCGCCGCGATCGAGACGCACCGGGACCGGTTGCCCGTCGACACGGTGACCACCATGTGGCAGGCCGCCCTCGACGCCACCTGGGCCGGGCCGCCGGTATGGTTCCACGGCGACATCGCGCACGGCAACCTGCTGGTCCGCGACGGCCGGCTCGTCGCCGTCATCGACTTCGGCTGCTGCGGCGTCGGCGACCCCGCCTGCGACACCGTGATCGCCTGGACCCTGCTGAGCGGCGACAGCCGGGCCGCCTTCCGCGACGCGCTGGGCGTGGACGACGCCACCTGGGCCCGTGGGCGTGGCTGGGCGCTGTGGAAGGCACTGATCACGCTGGACGACCCGGAACCGGAGCGGGCCGACGGGGCCCGGCACGTCCTCGGCGAACTGCTCACCGGGCACACCGTGTCGCACTGA
- a CDS encoding MFS transporter has translation MTPRRQLVVLVGADLISNLGTRISVVTIPWLVLVSTDSPTKMGLVAFAETLPYLLSSALGTPWADRFGLRRTSILCDAGSAVAMVVVALTPWLGFAPLVALVAVAGALRGIGDRVKHVMFRPVAEAAGVPLIRLTSAYDGLSRVVTLFGAAVGGVLIAAFGVTEAILIDAATFGVCALLIGVLVRPPATPSPPGPPENYLRALRGGFGYLARDRPLLGMLVVVSALNMVANASVAVYIPVWVARELHGPSGLGLVLAAFSAGALLGNVVFTALGPRLPRRLTFLVGALVAGTPRLVALAISDDLPVVLVVTFLSGIGIAAVNPLLGVALYERVPAELQTRVIGIAGSLAFVGLPVGALLGGWSVDALDLTPALLLMAAFCLLVTASPLLARTTTPSRPTPATTP, from the coding sequence GTGACGCCCCGCCGGCAACTGGTGGTCCTGGTCGGCGCGGACCTGATCTCCAACCTGGGTACCCGCATCTCGGTGGTGACGATCCCGTGGCTGGTGCTGGTCAGCACCGACAGCCCGACCAAGATGGGCCTGGTCGCGTTCGCCGAGACCCTGCCGTACCTGCTGTCCAGCGCGTTGGGCACGCCGTGGGCGGACCGGTTCGGTCTGCGTCGCACGTCGATCCTCTGCGACGCGGGCAGCGCGGTGGCCATGGTGGTCGTCGCGCTGACCCCGTGGCTGGGCTTCGCGCCGCTGGTGGCCCTGGTCGCGGTGGCCGGCGCGCTGCGCGGCATCGGCGACCGGGTCAAGCACGTGATGTTCCGACCGGTCGCCGAGGCCGCCGGGGTGCCGCTGATCCGGTTGACCTCGGCGTACGACGGGCTGAGCCGGGTGGTGACCCTGTTCGGCGCCGCGGTGGGCGGTGTGCTGATCGCCGCGTTCGGGGTGACCGAGGCGATCCTCATCGACGCGGCCACCTTCGGGGTCTGCGCGCTGCTGATCGGCGTCCTGGTGCGTCCGCCGGCCACCCCGTCGCCACCGGGCCCGCCGGAGAACTACCTTCGTGCGCTGCGCGGTGGGTTCGGCTACCTGGCTCGGGACCGGCCGCTGCTCGGCATGCTGGTGGTCGTCTCGGCGCTGAACATGGTGGCCAACGCCAGTGTGGCCGTCTACATCCCGGTCTGGGTGGCTCGGGAGCTGCACGGGCCGAGCGGGCTGGGCCTGGTGCTGGCGGCGTTCTCGGCGGGAGCGTTGCTGGGCAACGTGGTGTTCACCGCGCTCGGGCCGAGGCTGCCCCGCCGGTTGACGTTCCTGGTCGGCGCGCTGGTCGCCGGCACACCCCGGCTGGTCGCCCTGGCGATCAGCGACGACCTGCCGGTGGTGCTCGTGGTGACCTTCCTGTCCGGGATCGGCATCGCGGCGGTCAACCCGCTGCTCGGGGTGGCGCTCTACGAACGCGTGCCGGCGGAGTTGCAGACCCGGGTGATCGGCATCGCCGGGTCCCTGGCCTTCGTCGGGTTGCCGGTCGGCGCGCTGCTCGGCGGCTGGTCGGTGGACGCGCTCGACCTCACCCCGGCGCTGCTGCTGATGGCCGCGTTCTGCCTGCTGGTCACCGCCTCTCCCCTGCTGGCCCGGACGACCACGCCGTCGCGCCCCACCCCCGCCACCACGCCGTAG
- a CDS encoding AMP-binding protein, translated as MTDGAGRTTTYVDRALDLFADFGDREALVGGGRRLTYVEAAALVRTMAATLTRHGVRPGAAVLVTVANAVEGPLLQLALHLIGCRTMWVAPVTSRREVDEFISLARPDALVYDARDPGSLGPALAAALPGTPVCCLGAGGAGPDLTAPADVAELPAPGATPESFLQTSGTTGSPKLVHHTEGFYAQILTLAADFRAAGFPLLRHLSHSPMWLASGQITALFNLFTGGVLFLRDDWDPAAFVDTVQRERITSTFVTPPMLYELLDHPALVGADFSTMFMFNVGAGPAAPARLRQAIARFGPVLRIVYGLSEAVVITALPGLTDDPEHPERLRSCGRPYGDVRIEIRDDDGTVLPTGRDGEVWVHTRLSFAGYHGQPELTAQTLVDGWVRTRDIGHLDDDGYLYLVDRAHDMIVTHRRNWAIFCRPIEDVLAGHPQVRAAAVIGVPDETVGEVPYAYVVLAPGATVGGAELIDLVTAELNEMWAPAAVEIVDRLPVNRSVKVDKRALRERYAARRAAAVGT; from the coding sequence ATGACTGACGGAGCTGGGCGTACGACGACCTACGTGGACCGGGCGCTGGATCTCTTCGCCGACTTCGGTGACCGGGAGGCGCTGGTCGGCGGCGGACGCAGACTCACCTACGTCGAGGCCGCCGCGCTGGTGCGGACGATGGCGGCGACGCTGACCCGGCACGGCGTACGCCCCGGCGCGGCGGTGCTGGTGACCGTCGCGAACGCGGTCGAGGGCCCGTTGCTCCAGCTCGCGTTGCACCTGATCGGCTGCCGGACGATGTGGGTCGCTCCGGTCACGTCCCGCCGGGAGGTCGACGAGTTCATCAGCCTGGCCCGCCCGGACGCCCTGGTCTACGACGCCCGGGATCCGGGCAGCCTGGGCCCGGCCCTGGCCGCCGCGCTGCCCGGCACGCCGGTGTGCTGCCTGGGCGCGGGCGGCGCCGGCCCGGACCTCACCGCTCCCGCCGACGTGGCGGAGTTACCGGCGCCCGGGGCGACGCCGGAGTCGTTCCTGCAGACCAGCGGCACCACCGGCAGCCCCAAGCTGGTGCACCACACCGAGGGTTTCTACGCCCAGATCCTCACCCTGGCCGCCGACTTCCGTGCCGCCGGGTTCCCCCTGCTGCGGCACCTGTCGCACTCACCGATGTGGCTGGCCAGCGGGCAGATCACCGCCCTGTTCAACCTGTTCACCGGTGGGGTGCTGTTCCTGCGCGACGACTGGGACCCGGCGGCCTTCGTGGACACCGTCCAGCGGGAGCGCATCACCTCCACCTTCGTCACCCCGCCGATGCTCTACGAGCTGCTGGACCACCCGGCGCTGGTCGGCGCGGACTTCTCCACCATGTTCATGTTCAATGTGGGCGCCGGGCCCGCCGCGCCCGCCCGGCTGCGCCAGGCCATCGCGCGGTTCGGCCCGGTCCTGCGCATCGTGTACGGCCTCAGCGAAGCCGTCGTGATCACCGCGCTGCCCGGGTTGACCGACGACCCGGAGCACCCGGAGCGGCTGCGCTCCTGCGGCCGCCCGTACGGCGACGTGCGCATCGAGATCCGCGACGACGACGGCACGGTGCTGCCCACCGGACGCGACGGTGAGGTGTGGGTGCACACCCGGCTGAGCTTCGCCGGCTACCACGGTCAGCCGGAGTTGACCGCGCAGACGCTCGTCGACGGCTGGGTGCGTACCCGCGACATCGGTCACCTGGACGACGACGGTTACCTCTACCTGGTCGACCGCGCGCACGACATGATCGTCACGCACCGGCGGAACTGGGCGATCTTCTGCCGTCCGATCGAGGACGTGCTGGCCGGGCACCCCCAGGTACGCGCCGCCGCCGTGATCGGCGTACCGGACGAGACGGTCGGCGAGGTCCCGTACGCGTACGTGGTGCTCGCCCCGGGCGCGACCGTGGGCGGGGCGGAGCTGATCGACCTGGTGACCGCGGAACTCAACGAGATGTGGGCGCCGGCCGCTGTCGAGATCGTCGACCGGCTGCCGGTGAACCGGTCGGTGAAGGTGGACAAGCGGGCGTTACGCGAGCGGTACGCGGCGCGACGGGCGGCGGCGGTCGGGACGTGA
- a CDS encoding SGNH/GDSL hydrolase family protein: MSTPKRWHVVAAAAVLLVAGAPAVVASAGPSEAGAGRPDRFDWAGSWATAVTRGNSVGLTNTGLNNQSVRMVVHVSVGGPALRVRLSNLYGEQAVAVGRATVARPDTATPDDLSDIDPASLRPLTFSGVASATMNRGAELLSDPLTFPVADDSDLVVTVHFPTPTGPTTFHGQSQQANFIGAGDLTGAAEGTGFTTRPTCCWFFLSGIDVHRKATPGALVVLSDSIGDGNGSTVNANRRWPDLLSDRLLAARPDARTPGVLNLSLAGNRLNHEGTEPGDGNYPGYYQLGPNAAARLNEDVFAQTGVRTVVTHLGINDIWMSNDSPEAIIATLRQINQQVQQRGLTSLVATLTPYEGHGAPGVWTAQKEATRQAVNTYLRGSREFDGLLDFDRVLRDPARPSALLPAYDSGDHIHPNDAGNQALADAVPLRLLGL; this comes from the coding sequence ATGTCGACCCCGAAGAGATGGCATGTCGTCGCCGCCGCGGCTGTGTTACTGGTCGCCGGGGCACCCGCCGTCGTCGCCAGCGCCGGCCCGTCCGAGGCCGGCGCCGGCCGACCCGACCGCTTCGACTGGGCGGGTAGCTGGGCCACCGCGGTCACCCGCGGCAACTCGGTCGGCCTGACCAACACCGGCCTCAACAACCAGAGTGTCCGGATGGTCGTGCACGTCTCGGTGGGCGGCCCGGCACTGCGGGTCCGGCTGAGCAACCTGTACGGCGAGCAGGCGGTCGCCGTCGGCCGGGCCACCGTCGCCCGCCCCGACACCGCCACCCCCGACGACCTGTCCGACATCGATCCGGCCTCGCTGCGTCCGCTGACCTTCAGCGGCGTCGCCTCGGCGACCATGAACCGGGGCGCCGAGCTGCTCAGCGACCCGTTGACGTTCCCGGTCGCGGACGACAGCGACCTGGTGGTCACCGTGCACTTCCCGACGCCGACCGGCCCGACCACCTTCCACGGGCAGTCCCAGCAGGCCAACTTCATCGGCGCCGGCGACCTGACCGGGGCCGCCGAGGGCACCGGGTTCACCACCCGACCCACCTGCTGCTGGTTCTTCCTCTCCGGCATCGACGTGCACCGCAAGGCGACCCCGGGCGCGTTGGTGGTGCTCAGCGACTCCATCGGTGACGGCAACGGCAGCACCGTCAACGCCAACCGGCGCTGGCCCGACCTGCTGTCCGACCGGCTGCTCGCCGCCCGCCCGGACGCGCGTACCCCCGGTGTGCTCAACCTCAGCCTGGCCGGCAACCGCCTGAACCACGAGGGCACCGAACCGGGTGACGGCAACTACCCGGGCTACTACCAGCTCGGCCCGAACGCGGCGGCCCGGCTCAACGAGGACGTCTTCGCGCAGACCGGTGTGCGTACCGTCGTCACCCACCTGGGCATCAACGACATCTGGATGTCCAACGACTCACCCGAGGCGATCATCGCCACCCTCCGGCAGATCAACCAGCAGGTCCAGCAGCGCGGACTGACCAGCCTGGTGGCCACGCTGACCCCGTACGAGGGGCACGGGGCGCCCGGCGTGTGGACCGCGCAGAAGGAGGCCACCCGCCAGGCGGTCAACACGTACCTGCGGGGCAGCCGGGAGTTCGACGGGCTGCTCGACTTCGACCGGGTGCTGCGTGACCCGGCGCGGCCCAGCGCGCTGCTGCCCGCGTACGACTCGGGGGATCACATCCACCCGAACGACGCCGGCAACCAGGCCCTCGCCGACGCCGTGCCGCTGCGGCTGCTCGGCCTCTGA
- a CDS encoding cytochrome P450, whose translation MTVQELLTGLYSEEGRQNPYPWYAELHRLGPVSAVPPRAEHKTVAAVAVGYDVIDEVLRDPEWTKQPPPGWQEQEILRTFQTSMMFVNPPDHTRMRHVFSRTFTPRRLGALEPVIVRVVDDLLDRMADAGNSEVDFVADFAYPIPALVMAEFIGIPAGQLAWYRERVDWIDEFLDVAGKTPQRLAAANTAAEELRVFYRELLAHRRRTPGDDLLSGLVEALDSGEVELTEDELISNLIVLFNASFVTTVYMFSNGLPLLLAHPKTVAALSTDEKLTQGCVDEVLRLESPVHFLARAAPTDTELAGVPVARDDNVLIIIGAANRDPARFPEPDVFDPTRPGPPSLAFGVGLHFCLGAAVSRLEGRLALPRLFARFPGLTVTETPTYSGSLFLRGIDKLLVSTGG comes from the coding sequence GTGACGGTGCAGGAACTGCTCACCGGCCTGTACAGCGAAGAGGGCCGACAGAACCCCTATCCGTGGTACGCCGAGCTGCACCGGCTCGGCCCGGTCAGCGCGGTGCCGCCCCGCGCCGAGCACAAGACGGTGGCCGCGGTGGCGGTCGGCTACGACGTGATCGACGAGGTGCTGCGCGATCCGGAGTGGACCAAACAACCACCGCCGGGCTGGCAGGAACAGGAGATCCTGCGCACCTTCCAGACCTCGATGATGTTCGTGAACCCGCCCGACCACACGCGGATGCGGCACGTGTTCTCCCGCACCTTCACCCCGCGTCGGCTGGGCGCGCTGGAACCGGTGATCGTACGCGTCGTCGACGACCTGCTGGACCGGATGGCCGACGCCGGGAACAGCGAAGTCGACTTCGTGGCGGACTTCGCGTACCCGATCCCGGCGTTGGTGATGGCCGAGTTCATCGGCATCCCGGCGGGGCAGTTGGCGTGGTACCGCGAACGGGTGGACTGGATCGACGAGTTCCTCGACGTCGCCGGGAAGACCCCGCAGCGGCTGGCCGCCGCCAACACGGCGGCCGAGGAGCTGCGGGTCTTCTACCGGGAGCTGCTGGCGCACCGCCGCAGGACGCCCGGTGACGACCTGCTCAGCGGGCTCGTGGAGGCCCTCGACTCGGGTGAGGTGGAGCTGACCGAGGACGAGCTGATCAGCAACCTGATCGTGCTGTTCAACGCCAGTTTCGTCACCACCGTCTACATGTTCAGCAACGGCCTGCCGCTGCTGCTGGCCCACCCGAAGACGGTCGCCGCGCTGAGCACCGACGAGAAACTGACCCAGGGCTGCGTCGACGAGGTGCTGCGGCTGGAGAGCCCCGTGCACTTCCTGGCCCGGGCCGCGCCGACGGACACGGAACTGGCCGGCGTGCCGGTGGCCCGGGACGACAACGTGCTGATCATCATCGGTGCGGCCAACCGGGATCCGGCACGCTTCCCCGAGCCGGACGTCTTCGACCCGACCCGGCCCGGCCCGCCGTCGCTGGCCTTCGGGGTGGGGTTGCACTTCTGTCTCGGCGCGGCGGTGTCCCGGTTGGAGGGGCGTCTCGCGCTGCCCCGCCTGTTCGCCCGCTTCCCGGGCCTGACGGTCACCGAGACACCCACGTACAGCGGCAGCCTGTTCCTGCGCGGCATCGACAAGCTGCTCGTCAGCACCGGCGGATAG
- a CDS encoding alpha/beta hydrolase: MSVHPEVAAYRAARAAAGTPPLYTQTLAEARAADLAAIRAGSGVVEPVAEVRDERIPGPAGELPLRVYRPAGAGPLPTLLYFFGGGWTLGSIDTADGICRRLTNTVPCQVITVGYRLAPEHPFPAAVHDCHAATRWVAEHAELLGVDPDRLAVGGDSAGGNLAAAVTLLCRAGGPSLAAQLLVYPNTDQSGDPADPADGDPTLFNSRSVAWYRRHYLADPALARDPLASPLLADDLTGLPPALVVTAEVDPLCAEGQRYAQRLDAAGVPTRSAHYPGMIHGFFAMPGVFTDGRRAQADAAAFLRERFGLPSARDEVPGTPTDPAVRGG; this comes from the coding sequence ATGTCAGTGCACCCGGAGGTGGCGGCGTACCGGGCGGCCCGCGCCGCGGCCGGCACCCCGCCGCTGTACACGCAGACCCTTGCCGAGGCTCGCGCCGCGGACCTGGCCGCGATCCGCGCCGGCAGCGGGGTGGTCGAGCCGGTGGCCGAGGTACGCGACGAGCGCATTCCCGGCCCGGCCGGTGAGCTGCCGCTGCGGGTGTACCGGCCGGCCGGGGCGGGTCCGCTGCCCACGCTGCTGTACTTCTTCGGCGGCGGCTGGACGCTCGGCAGCATCGACACCGCCGACGGCATCTGCCGGAGGCTGACCAACACGGTGCCCTGCCAGGTGATCACCGTCGGGTACCGGCTCGCGCCCGAGCACCCCTTCCCGGCGGCGGTGCACGACTGTCACGCGGCCACCCGCTGGGTCGCCGAGCACGCCGAGCTGCTGGGCGTGGACCCGGACCGCTTGGCGGTGGGCGGGGACAGCGCGGGTGGGAACCTGGCCGCCGCGGTCACCCTGCTCTGCCGCGCCGGCGGGCCCTCCCTCGCCGCGCAGCTCCTGGTCTACCCGAACACCGACCAGAGCGGCGACCCGGCCGACCCGGCCGACGGCGACCCGACGCTGTTCAACAGCCGGTCGGTGGCCTGGTACCGGAGGCACTACCTCGCCGACCCGGCCCTGGCCCGGGATCCGCTCGCGTCACCGCTGCTCGCCGACGACCTGACCGGCCTGCCCCCGGCGCTGGTGGTCACCGCCGAGGTGGACCCGCTCTGCGCCGAGGGGCAGCGGTACGCGCAGCGCCTGGACGCCGCCGGCGTGCCCACCCGGTCGGCGCACTACCCGGGGATGATCCACGGTTTCTTCGCCATGCCGGGCGTCTTCACCGACGGCCGACGGGCGCAGGCGGACGCGGCGGCGTTCCTGCGGGAACGGTTCGGGCTGCCGTCCGCGCGCGACGAGGTGCCGGGAACCCCGACCGACCCGGCGGTACGCGGTGGGTGA